From the genome of Drosophila melanogaster chromosome 2L, one region includes:
- the CG13086 gene encoding uncharacterized protein, isoform A, producing the protein MPNRATRKKYRRIRLHIFLALSLWFLIEAHPVEGTRCRNPYERVRENYCYFVADEEPLHTSFHNFCYQDKRTSRVCLDSDEEMRVLAHHLANLGYPNGTQFWSAGHRWPGDNRFYWNYFGRARPLNYSNWAVDEPTPQMGRNCLILTLQGGELIMSSESCYTRAVDICEQTLNGTDSRPVIH; encoded by the exons ATGCCGAATCGCGCGACGCGGAAGAAATATCGCCGGATTCGACTCCACATTTTCCTGGCATTATCCCTATGGTTCCTGATCGAGGCTCATCCCGTCGAAGGAACACGGTGCAGGAATCCCTATGAGAGGGTACGGGAAAACTATTGCTACTTCGTTGCTGACGAGGAACCGCTG CACACATCGTTCCATAACTTTTGCTATCAGGACAAGCGCACCTCACGAGTTTGCCTGGATAGTGACGAGGAAATGCGCGTTCTGGCCCATCACCTGGCCAACTTGGGCTACCCGAACGGCACGCAGTTCTGGAGCGCCGGGCATCGATGGCCGGGTGATAACCGCTTCTACTGGAACTACTTTGGCAGAGCCCGACCGCTCAACTACTCCAACTGGGCGGTGGACGAGCCGACGCCCCAAATGGGCCGCAATTGCCTGATCCTCACTCTCCAGGGTGGAGAACTCATCATGAGCAGTGAGTCCTGCTACACCCGAGCGGTCGATATCTGCGAACAGACGCTGAACGGCACGGATTCCCGTCCCGTAATCCACTGA
- the CG13086 gene encoding uncharacterized protein, isoform C — protein MPNRATRKKYRRIRLHIFLALSLWFLIEAHPVEGTRCRNPYERHTSFHNFCYQDKRTSRVCLDSDEEMRVLAHHLANLGYPNGTQFWSAGHRWPGDNRFYWNYFGRARPLNYSNWAVDEPTPQMGRNCLILTLQGGELIMSSESCYTRAVDICEQTLNGTDSRPVIH, from the exons ATGCCGAATCGCGCGACGCGGAAGAAATATCGCCGGATTCGACTCCACATTTTCCTGGCATTATCCCTATGGTTCCTGATCGAGGCTCATCCCGTCGAAGGAACACGGTGCAGGAATCCCTATGAGAGG CACACATCGTTCCATAACTTTTGCTATCAGGACAAGCGCACCTCACGAGTTTGCCTGGATAGTGACGAGGAAATGCGCGTTCTGGCCCATCACCTGGCCAACTTGGGCTACCCGAACGGCACGCAGTTCTGGAGCGCCGGGCATCGATGGCCGGGTGATAACCGCTTCTACTGGAACTACTTTGGCAGAGCCCGACCGCTCAACTACTCCAACTGGGCGGTGGACGAGCCGACGCCCCAAATGGGCCGCAATTGCCTGATCCTCACTCTCCAGGGTGGAGAACTCATCATGAGCAGTGAGTCCTGCTACACCCGAGCGGTCGATATCTGCGAACAGACGCTGAACGGCACGGATTCCCGTCCCGTAATCCACTGA
- the CG17349 gene encoding uncharacterized protein, giving the protein MCTKTNERATRLHEPGRVCRELLYLRSKVPVREVPAFTFQALQPNTVVKPPPKIDIFKRKPVKETVFKIYFNRGDIPCVMSGRSSKQDPTKERPVKWHCVPENLDYCYYLPIFVDGLADMDYDTRLLAVNGAIDLIMRSPKKVLPVLPKLILPLKRAFQTRDKRIIISALQVIQLMVRLGPCVGQALVPFYRQLLAVCNLYKNINVNLGEGIDPDRNCRIGDVIEDTLKLLEYCGGPNAFINIKYMVPTYESSVFPKCEAPEPREA; this is encoded by the exons ATGTGCACTAAGACAAACGAACGTGCCACTCGACTTCATGAACCTGGAAGGGTTTGCAGGGAGTTGTTGTACCTCAGGTCGAAGGTG CCAGTACGTGAAGTTCCCGCCTTCACTTTTCAGGCACTGCAGCCTAATACTGTGGTGAAACCTCCTCCAAA GATCGACATTTTCAAGCGGAAGCCAGTGAAGGAGACCGTATTCAAGATCTACTTCAATCGCGGCGACATTCCGTGTGTGATGTCCGGCAGGAGCAGCAAACAGGATCCGACCAAGGAGCGTCCGGTGAAGTGGCACTGTGTGCCGGAGAATCTCGACTATTGCTACTATCTGCCCATCTTCGTGGACGGACTGGCGGACATGGACTACGACACCCGGTTGCTAGCGGTCAACGGAGCCATTGACCTCATCATGCGGTCCCCCAAAAAGGTGCTACCCGTGCTGCCCAAGCTCATTCTTCCTCTGAAACGGGCCTTCCAGACGCGCGACAAGCGGATCATCATCTCCGCCCTCCAAGTCATACAACTGATGGTCCGACTGG GTCCCTGTGTGGGTCAGGCCCTGGTGCCCTTCTATCGCCAGTTGCTGGCCGTGTGCAATCTTTACAAGAACATCAACGTGAATCTGGGAGAGGGTATCGATCCCGATCGAAACTGCCGCATCGGCGACGTCATCGAGGACACCCTGAAGCTGCTGGAGTACTGCGGAGGCCCCAATGCCTTCATCAACATCAAGTACATGGTGCCCACCTACGAGAGCAGCGTCTTCCCCAAGTGCGAGGCGCCCGAGCCCCGGGAAGCCTAA
- the CG17350 gene encoding uncharacterized protein, translating into MSSFTAHLLILLLGGLLLTHHCVQGQASKVSSKLDFDESDGSNNQNQTGSPGQPGQAGGTGNGSYDPGTGRSLSGGGGNAGGGSSGTSSGGNRPKIHGVRVTVDTGDGQQQTKESKESVEITDLGKHKKRVGIHTDITFEITSDSDGNETSSAQQQGDKEDASVPIFKGRGGSESKHKTRKPYDPKSQWNPNFSGEQHGYQGANRGGYQGSNRGDYYPQYYHGNVYAGGSSDAGSIYRNGETWTHYVPVWTTERVPQEQGQIYRRPSWKPCYCMSSTEFRRRRDSKARREQTDQHNKGVINSGVVQVVDGKLERPFS; encoded by the exons ATGAGCTCTTTCACCGCCCACCTGTTGATATTGCTCCTCGGTGGTCTGCTGCTAACTCATCACTGCGTCCAAG GTCAGGCGAGTAAAGTGTCCTCCAAGTTGGATTTCGATGAGAGCGATGGCAGCAACAATCAGAATCAGACGGGCTCACCCGGACAACCGGGACAGGCGGGCGGAACTGGCAATGGGAGCTACGACCCGGGAACGGGACGAAGCCTGAGTGGTGGAGGAGGAAATGCAGGCGGGGGCAGCAGCGGAACTTCCAGCGGGGGAAATCGCCCCAAGATCCACGGAGTACGGGTCACCGTCGATACGGGCGATGGACAGCAGCAAACGAAAG aGTCCAAGGAGAGCGTGGAAATTACGGATTTGGGCAAGCACAAGAAGCGCGTGGGCATCCACACGGACATCACGTTCGAAATCACCTCCGATTCGGACGGGAACGAGACCAGTTCCGCTCAACAGCAGGGCGACAAGG AGGACGCCAGTGTGCCAATTTTCAAGGGTCGTGGTGGCAGCGAATCAAAGCACAAGACCCGCAAGCCATATGATCCCAAGTCGCAGTGGAATCCCAACTTCTCCGGCGAGCAGCATGGCTACCAGGGCGCCAATCGAGGTGGCTACCAGGGCTCCAATCGCGGCGACTACTATCCGCAGTACTATCACGGCAACGTCTATGCCGGCGGAAGTTCCGATGCAGGCAGCATTTACAGGAACGGCGAGACCTGGACGCACTACGTCCCGGTTTGGACCACGGAGCGAGTGCCGCAGGAGCAGGGACAGATCTATCGGCGGCCCAGCTGGAAGCCCTGCTACTGCATGTCATCCACGGAGTTCAGACGCCGTCGGGATAGCAAAGCCAGAAGAGAGCAGACGGATCAGCACAACAAGGGTGTCATCAACAGTGGGGTTGTCCAGGTGGTGGATGGCAAGTTGGAGCGGCCTTTCTCCTGA
- the fon gene encoding fondue, isoform A → MNKLLILALCLGVVCGDFQQSHYSTHGQAVEQARKNAGYGGGYSGSFGAGVDGASAQVDDSALGKLESSYDSVGATESAEGASAGGLGGAVETLGGSAGTNTIGAGVGSSFGSNFASGFGGQNAASFGAQNAAGFGAQNAASFGAQNAASFGSSFSSNAAFQTSSASNFGSTAAHQVGSNVEFADNANAGNKVDFGGVNAVDSSAQLLSGVQTVQSVPTSEYYRHEKIVSTPQQVVYTIPGGSQRYVHHEERIVEQPTQVTQTVPVQTAHYYQRKVTTTASAPQLVQPVASSRLTYGSNAASTFGSNAASNFGSNAATNFGSNAATNFGSNAAFNSQFGSSYGQNFQQNSQLSQLLSQTQQAARQQAALQAASANQVQAGSGYAAGSQGGFNSGYNSAFNSGSQFGFNSASSLNSASSLNSASTGNSAALLSGSLLGGSQGSLLSGQVGGQQSLLSGSLLSGQQNLGLGLNAAQTGQVVGASSVGAGLSAGAGNLGSGYRTKQWEKQSKWSSQNSYDSNGHVNNYKDLVTGESESVDINGKRAGYHAVTASVDDNGKIGTHSVHS, encoded by the exons ATGAATAAGCTGCTGATTTTGGCCCTTTGCCTGGGTGTGGTCTGTGGAG ATTTCCAACAAag CCACTACAGTACCCACGGACAAGCGGTGGAGCAGGCTCGCAAGAACGCCGGCTACGGTGGAGGTTATAGCGGTAGCTTTGGAGCTGGCGTCGATGGCGCCTCCGCTCAGGTTGATGACTCTGCTCTGGGAAAACTCGAGAGCTCCTACGACTCCGTGGGTGCGACTGAATCCGCCGAAGGTGCCTCCGCTGGCGGATTAGGTGGTGCCGTTGAGACTTTGGGTGGTTCTGCTGGTACGAACACCATTGGTGCTGGTGTTGGAAGTTCCTTCGGCTCTAACTTTGCCTCCGGTTTTGGCGGCCAGAATGCTGCCTCCTTTGGCGCTCAGAATGCTGCTGGCTTTGGCGCCCAGAATGCCGCCTCCTTTGGCGCCCAGAATGCTGCCTCCTTCGGTAGCTCCTTCTCCAGCAACGCCGCCTTTCAGACCAGCTCCGCCTCCAACTTCGGCAGCACCGCCGCTCACCAGGTGGGCAGCAATGTGGAGTTTGCTGATAACGCCAATGCCGGCAACAAGGTTGACTTTGGTGGCGTAAACGCCGTGGACTCCAGTGCTCAGCTGCTCAGCGGAGTTCAAACCGTGCAGTCCGTCCCCACTTCCGAGTATTACAGGCACGAGAAGATTGTGTCCACCCCGCAACAGGTGGTCTACACCATTCCCGGTGGCTCCCAGCGTTACGTTCATCACGAGGAACGTATCGTTGAACAGCCTACCCAGGTGACCCAGACGGTCCCAGTTCAAACCGCACACTACTATCAACGAAAGGTGACCACCACTGCGTCCGCACCACAGCTGGTTCAGCCAGTTGCCAGCAGCCGTTTGACTTACGGATCGAATGCCGCCTCCACCTTTGGCAGCAATGCTGCCTCCAACTTCGGCAGCAATGCCGCCACCAACTTCGGCAGCAATGCCGCCACCAACTTCGGCAGCAATGCCGCCTTTAACTCTCAGTTTGGCAGTTCTTATGGCCAGAACTTCCAGCAGAACAGCCAGCTGAGCCAGCTGCTCAGCCAAACCCAGCAAGCTGCCCGTCAGCAGGCTGCCTTACAAGCCGCATCCGCCAACCAGGTGCAAGCTGGAAGTGGCTACGCCGCCGGCTCACAAGGTGGCTTTAACTCTGGCTACAACTCCGCCTTCAACTCTGGCTCCCAGTTTGGATTCAACTCCGCTAGCTCTTTGAACTCTGCCAGCTCCCTGAACTCCGCCAGTACCGGTAACAGCGCAGCTCTACTGAGTGGATCTCTGTTGGGCGGCAGCCAAGGATCTCTGCTGAGCGGACAGGTTGGCGGACAGCAGTCGCTGCTCAGTGGATCCCTATTAAGCGGACAGCAGAACTTGGGACTTGGACTGAACGCGGCACAGACCGGTCAAGTGGTTGGAGCTAGCAGCGTTGGGGCCGGATTATCAGCAGGAGCCGGAAACTTGGGCAGTGGCTACCGTACCAAGCAGTGGGAGAAGCAGTCCAAGTGGTCTTCCCAGAACTCG TACGATTCCAATGGCCATGTCAACAACTACAAGGATCTAGTCACCGGCGAGAGCGAAAGTGTTGATATCAATGGCAAGCGGGCGGGATACCATGCGGTGACAGCCTCCGTCGATGACAACGGCAAGATTGGCACCCACAGTGTTCACTCGTAA
- the fon gene encoding fondue, isoform D has translation MNKLLILALCLGVVCGDFQQSLGRTKRDSFHSRTHGQAVEQARKNAGYGGGYSGSFGAGVDGASAQVDDSALGKLESSYDSVGATESAEGASAGGLGGAVETLGGSAGTNTIGAGVGSSFGSNFASGFGGQNAASFGAQNAAGFGAQNAASFGAQNAASFGSSFSSNAAFQTSSASNFGSTAAHQVGSNVEFADNANAGNKVDFGGVNAVDSSAQLLSGVQTVQSVPTSEYYRHEKIVSTPQQVVYTIPGGSQRYVHHEERIVEQPTQVTQTVPVQTAHYYQRKVTTTASAPQLVQPVASSRLTYGSNAASTFGSNAASNFGSNAATNFGSNAATNFGSNAAFNSQFGSSYGQNFQQNSQLSQLLSQTQQAARQQAALQAASANQVQAGSGYAAGSQGGFNSGYNSAFNSGSQFGFNSASSLNSASSLNSASTGNSAALLSGSLLGGSQGSLLSGQVGGQQSLLSGSLLSGQQNLGLGLNAAQTGQVVGASSVGAGLSAGAGNLGSGYRTKQWEKQSKWSSQNSYDSNGHVNNYKDLVTGESESVDINGKRAGYHAVTASVDDNGKIGTHSVHS, from the exons ATGAATAAGCTGCTGATTTTGGCCCTTTGCCTGGGTGTGGTCTGTGGAG ATTTCCAACAAag TTTGGGGAGAACCAAACGTGACAGTTTCCACTCTCG TACCCACGGACAAGCGGTGGAGCAGGCTCGCAAGAACGCCGGCTACGGTGGAGGTTATAGCGGTAGCTTTGGAGCTGGCGTCGATGGCGCCTCCGCTCAGGTTGATGACTCTGCTCTGGGAAAACTCGAGAGCTCCTACGACTCCGTGGGTGCGACTGAATCCGCCGAAGGTGCCTCCGCTGGCGGATTAGGTGGTGCCGTTGAGACTTTGGGTGGTTCTGCTGGTACGAACACCATTGGTGCTGGTGTTGGAAGTTCCTTCGGCTCTAACTTTGCCTCCGGTTTTGGCGGCCAGAATGCTGCCTCCTTTGGCGCTCAGAATGCTGCTGGCTTTGGCGCCCAGAATGCCGCCTCCTTTGGCGCCCAGAATGCTGCCTCCTTCGGTAGCTCCTTCTCCAGCAACGCCGCCTTTCAGACCAGCTCCGCCTCCAACTTCGGCAGCACCGCCGCTCACCAGGTGGGCAGCAATGTGGAGTTTGCTGATAACGCCAATGCCGGCAACAAGGTTGACTTTGGTGGCGTAAACGCCGTGGACTCCAGTGCTCAGCTGCTCAGCGGAGTTCAAACCGTGCAGTCCGTCCCCACTTCCGAGTATTACAGGCACGAGAAGATTGTGTCCACCCCGCAACAGGTGGTCTACACCATTCCCGGTGGCTCCCAGCGTTACGTTCATCACGAGGAACGTATCGTTGAACAGCCTACCCAGGTGACCCAGACGGTCCCAGTTCAAACCGCACACTACTATCAACGAAAGGTGACCACCACTGCGTCCGCACCACAGCTGGTTCAGCCAGTTGCCAGCAGCCGTTTGACTTACGGATCGAATGCCGCCTCCACCTTTGGCAGCAATGCTGCCTCCAACTTCGGCAGCAATGCCGCCACCAACTTCGGCAGCAATGCCGCCACCAACTTCGGCAGCAATGCCGCCTTTAACTCTCAGTTTGGCAGTTCTTATGGCCAGAACTTCCAGCAGAACAGCCAGCTGAGCCAGCTGCTCAGCCAAACCCAGCAAGCTGCCCGTCAGCAGGCTGCCTTACAAGCCGCATCCGCCAACCAGGTGCAAGCTGGAAGTGGCTACGCCGCCGGCTCACAAGGTGGCTTTAACTCTGGCTACAACTCCGCCTTCAACTCTGGCTCCCAGTTTGGATTCAACTCCGCTAGCTCTTTGAACTCTGCCAGCTCCCTGAACTCCGCCAGTACCGGTAACAGCGCAGCTCTACTGAGTGGATCTCTGTTGGGCGGCAGCCAAGGATCTCTGCTGAGCGGACAGGTTGGCGGACAGCAGTCGCTGCTCAGTGGATCCCTATTAAGCGGACAGCAGAACTTGGGACTTGGACTGAACGCGGCACAGACCGGTCAAGTGGTTGGAGCTAGCAGCGTTGGGGCCGGATTATCAGCAGGAGCCGGAAACTTGGGCAGTGGCTACCGTACCAAGCAGTGGGAGAAGCAGTCCAAGTGGTCTTCCCAGAACTCG TACGATTCCAATGGCCATGTCAACAACTACAAGGATCTAGTCACCGGCGAGAGCGAAAGTGTTGATATCAATGGCAAGCGGGCGGGATACCATGCGGTGACAGCCTCCGTCGATGACAACGGCAAGATTGGCACCCACAGTGTTCACTCGTAA
- the fon gene encoding fondue, isoform C, producing MNKLLILALCLGVVCGDFQQSLGRTKRDSFHSRHYSTHGQAVEQARKNAGYGGGYSGSFGAGVDGASAQVDDSALGKLESSYDSVGATESAEGASAGGLGGAVETLGGSAGTNTIGAGVGSSFGSNFASGFGGQNAASFGAQNAAGFGAQNAASFGAQNAASFGSSFSSNAAFQTSSASNFGSTAAHQVGSNVEFADNANAGNKVDFGGVNAVDSSAQLLSGVQTVQSVPTSEYYRHEKIVSTPQQVVYTIPGGSQRYVHHEERIVEQPTQVTQTVPVQTAHYYQRKVTTTASAPQLVQPVASSRLTYGSNAASTFGSNAASNFGSNAATNFGSNAATNFGSNAAFNSQFGSSYGQNFQQNSQLSQLLSQTQQAARQQAALQAASANQVQAGSGYAAGSQGGFNSGYNSAFNSGSQFGFNSASSLNSASSLNSASTGNSAALLSGSLLGGSQGSLLSGQVGGQQSLLSGSLLSGQQNLGLGLNAAQTGQVVGASSVGAGLSAGAGNLGSGYRTKQWEKQSKWSSQNSYDSNGHVNNYKDLVTGESESVDINGKRAGYHAVTASVDDNGKIGTHSVHS from the exons ATGAATAAGCTGCTGATTTTGGCCCTTTGCCTGGGTGTGGTCTGTGGAG ATTTCCAACAAag TTTGGGGAGAACCAAACGTGACAGTTTCCACTCTCG CCACTACAGTACCCACGGACAAGCGGTGGAGCAGGCTCGCAAGAACGCCGGCTACGGTGGAGGTTATAGCGGTAGCTTTGGAGCTGGCGTCGATGGCGCCTCCGCTCAGGTTGATGACTCTGCTCTGGGAAAACTCGAGAGCTCCTACGACTCCGTGGGTGCGACTGAATCCGCCGAAGGTGCCTCCGCTGGCGGATTAGGTGGTGCCGTTGAGACTTTGGGTGGTTCTGCTGGTACGAACACCATTGGTGCTGGTGTTGGAAGTTCCTTCGGCTCTAACTTTGCCTCCGGTTTTGGCGGCCAGAATGCTGCCTCCTTTGGCGCTCAGAATGCTGCTGGCTTTGGCGCCCAGAATGCCGCCTCCTTTGGCGCCCAGAATGCTGCCTCCTTCGGTAGCTCCTTCTCCAGCAACGCCGCCTTTCAGACCAGCTCCGCCTCCAACTTCGGCAGCACCGCCGCTCACCAGGTGGGCAGCAATGTGGAGTTTGCTGATAACGCCAATGCCGGCAACAAGGTTGACTTTGGTGGCGTAAACGCCGTGGACTCCAGTGCTCAGCTGCTCAGCGGAGTTCAAACCGTGCAGTCCGTCCCCACTTCCGAGTATTACAGGCACGAGAAGATTGTGTCCACCCCGCAACAGGTGGTCTACACCATTCCCGGTGGCTCCCAGCGTTACGTTCATCACGAGGAACGTATCGTTGAACAGCCTACCCAGGTGACCCAGACGGTCCCAGTTCAAACCGCACACTACTATCAACGAAAGGTGACCACCACTGCGTCCGCACCACAGCTGGTTCAGCCAGTTGCCAGCAGCCGTTTGACTTACGGATCGAATGCCGCCTCCACCTTTGGCAGCAATGCTGCCTCCAACTTCGGCAGCAATGCCGCCACCAACTTCGGCAGCAATGCCGCCACCAACTTCGGCAGCAATGCCGCCTTTAACTCTCAGTTTGGCAGTTCTTATGGCCAGAACTTCCAGCAGAACAGCCAGCTGAGCCAGCTGCTCAGCCAAACCCAGCAAGCTGCCCGTCAGCAGGCTGCCTTACAAGCCGCATCCGCCAACCAGGTGCAAGCTGGAAGTGGCTACGCCGCCGGCTCACAAGGTGGCTTTAACTCTGGCTACAACTCCGCCTTCAACTCTGGCTCCCAGTTTGGATTCAACTCCGCTAGCTCTTTGAACTCTGCCAGCTCCCTGAACTCCGCCAGTACCGGTAACAGCGCAGCTCTACTGAGTGGATCTCTGTTGGGCGGCAGCCAAGGATCTCTGCTGAGCGGACAGGTTGGCGGACAGCAGTCGCTGCTCAGTGGATCCCTATTAAGCGGACAGCAGAACTTGGGACTTGGACTGAACGCGGCACAGACCGGTCAAGTGGTTGGAGCTAGCAGCGTTGGGGCCGGATTATCAGCAGGAGCCGGAAACTTGGGCAGTGGCTACCGTACCAAGCAGTGGGAGAAGCAGTCCAAGTGGTCTTCCCAGAACTCG TACGATTCCAATGGCCATGTCAACAACTACAAGGATCTAGTCACCGGCGAGAGCGAAAGTGTTGATATCAATGGCAAGCGGGCGGGATACCATGCGGTGACAGCCTCCGTCGATGACAACGGCAAGATTGGCACCCACAGTGTTCACTCGTAA
- the CG17549 gene encoding uncharacterized protein, isoform E — translation MWKVLLICVVMSALNEESSGAKTAPTRRRRAYAGGYAGGYASSGGGAGGYTGSYNSGGGHSSYVGTGGGGGSGYYDYDDYGGTSPNFGIIDPYLFHQQLTNHILAQNFANQHRIQQQIAAQQAYHDNLVRQNRYRGGTSSSFSSSSGSGSGSGSGSYNSHRYAPSYASASGSIGSNGYRQTAFISPSNPASPNIVNRFGGGSGGGSSFSSSSSSGGGGGSGGGYKGVSVSSFSHSNGDGTSRRGAQTTVNDNGKITSYSVHS, via the exons ATGTGGAAGGTTCTACTTATTTGTGTGGTGATGAGTGCTCTGAATGAAGAGTCATCGGGAG CAAAAACGGCTCCGACCCGCAGACGACGAGCATATGCCGGCGGTTACGCCGGAGGGTATGCCAGCAGTGGAGGAGGAGCCGGTGGCTATACGGGAAGCTATAACAGTGGCGGTGGACACAGCAGCTATGTGGGTaccggtggtggtggcggtaGTGGCTATTACGATTACGATGACTATGGCGGCACTTCACCCAACTTTGGCATCATCGATCCGTATCTATTCCACCAGCAGCTGACGAATCATATTTTGGCCCAGAACTTCGCCAACCAACA TCGCATCCAGCAACAGATCGCCGCTCAACAGGCCTACCACGACAATCTAGTGCGCCAGAATCGGTACAGAGGAGGCACCAGCTCTAGCTTCAGTTCCAGCTCTGGATCCGGGTCTGGATCTGGATCGGGATCCTACAACTCACATCGCTATGCACCCAGCTATGCATCAGCTTCCGGATCTATCGGTTCCAATGGCTATCGCCAGACGGCCTTCATTAGCCCATCCAATCCG GCCTCTCCCAACATTGTGAATCGCTTTGGCGGCGGAAGCGGTGGTGGATCCTCGTtctccagctccagcagctccggaggaggtggtggcaGCGGTGGTGGCTACAAGGGCGTCTCGGTCTCGTCCTTCAGCCACAGCAACGGAGACGGAACCAGTCGACGTGGAGCCCAGACCACGGTCAACGACAACGGAAAGATCACCTCGTATTCGGTGCACTCCTAG
- the CG17549 gene encoding uncharacterized protein, isoform A has protein sequence MWKVLLICVVMSALNEESSGAKTAPTRRRRAYAGGYAGGYASSGGGAGGYTGSYNSGGGHSSYVGTGGGGGSGYYDYDDYGGTSPNFGIIDPYLFHQQLTNHILAQNFANQQAITGLATAGNAYASADASLVNDNDIRIQQQIAAQQAYHDNLVRQNRYRGGTSSSFSSSSGSGSGSGSGSYNSHRYAPSYASASGSIGSNGYRQTAFISPSNPASPNIVNRFGGGSGGGSSFSSSSSSGGGGGSGGGYKGVSVSSFSHSNGDGTSRRGAQTTVNDNGKITSYSVHS, from the exons ATGTGGAAGGTTCTACTTATTTGTGTGGTGATGAGTGCTCTGAATGAAGAGTCATCGGGAG CAAAAACGGCTCCGACCCGCAGACGACGAGCATATGCCGGCGGTTACGCCGGAGGGTATGCCAGCAGTGGAGGAGGAGCCGGTGGCTATACGGGAAGCTATAACAGTGGCGGTGGACACAGCAGCTATGTGGGTaccggtggtggtggcggtaGTGGCTATTACGATTACGATGACTATGGCGGCACTTCACCCAACTTTGGCATCATCGATCCGTATCTATTCCACCAGCAGCTGACGAATCATATTTTGGCCCAGAACTTCGCCAACCAACA AGCTATAACTGGTCTGGCCACGGCTGGCAATGCTTATGCATCCGCGGATGCATCTCTTGTCAACGACAACGATAT TCGCATCCAGCAACAGATCGCCGCTCAACAGGCCTACCACGACAATCTAGTGCGCCAGAATCGGTACAGAGGAGGCACCAGCTCTAGCTTCAGTTCCAGCTCTGGATCCGGGTCTGGATCTGGATCGGGATCCTACAACTCACATCGCTATGCACCCAGCTATGCATCAGCTTCCGGATCTATCGGTTCCAATGGCTATCGCCAGACGGCCTTCATTAGCCCATCCAATCCG GCCTCTCCCAACATTGTGAATCGCTTTGGCGGCGGAAGCGGTGGTGGATCCTCGTtctccagctccagcagctccggaggaggtggtggcaGCGGTGGTGGCTACAAGGGCGTCTCGGTCTCGTCCTTCAGCCACAGCAACGGAGACGGAACCAGTCGACGTGGAGCCCAGACCACGGTCAACGACAACGGAAAGATCACCTCGTATTCGGTGCACTCCTAG